From Micromonospora rhizosphaerae, the proteins below share one genomic window:
- a CDS encoding thymidine phosphorylase gives MSEFTAVDVIRTKRGGGVLSDAQIDWVVDAYTKGLVADEQMSALAMAILLRGMTGPEIARWTAAMIASGERLDLSSVARPTVDKHSTGGVGDKITLALTPLVAACGAAVPQLSGRGLGHTGGTLDKLESIPGWRAALSNEEFIAQLRDVGAVICAAGEGLAPADRKLYALRDVTGTVEAIPLIASSIMSKKIAEGTGALVLDVKVGSGAFMKSVDDARELARTMVELGGAQGVKTVALLTDMSTPLGLAVGNAVEVLESVEVLAGGGPADVVELTLALAREMLDAAGLPDADPEAALRDGRAMDVWRTMIRAQAGDPDAPLPTANEVEIVCAAEDGFVAEIDAYAIGVAAWRLGAGRARKEDPVSIPAGVVLHKRPGDRVRVGEPLYELRAEQAARIPAALAEAARAVRIAPDEPAAMPLVIERIG, from the coding sequence GGTGTGCTGAGCGACGCCCAGATCGACTGGGTGGTCGACGCGTACACCAAGGGGCTGGTGGCCGACGAGCAGATGTCGGCGCTGGCCATGGCGATCCTGTTGCGCGGCATGACCGGGCCGGAGATCGCCCGGTGGACCGCCGCGATGATCGCCAGCGGGGAACGGCTGGACCTCTCCTCGGTCGCCCGCCCCACGGTGGACAAGCACTCCACGGGCGGAGTCGGCGACAAGATCACCCTGGCGCTCACCCCGCTCGTCGCCGCCTGCGGCGCCGCCGTGCCGCAGCTCTCCGGGCGCGGGCTCGGCCACACCGGCGGCACCCTGGACAAGCTGGAGTCGATCCCGGGCTGGCGGGCCGCGCTGAGCAACGAGGAGTTCATCGCCCAGCTCCGCGACGTCGGCGCGGTGATCTGTGCGGCCGGCGAGGGGCTGGCCCCGGCCGACCGCAAGCTGTACGCGCTGCGCGACGTGACCGGCACGGTGGAGGCGATCCCGCTGATCGCCAGCTCGATCATGAGCAAGAAGATCGCCGAGGGGACCGGCGCGCTGGTGCTCGACGTCAAGGTCGGCTCGGGCGCGTTCATGAAGTCCGTCGACGACGCCCGCGAGCTGGCCCGGACCATGGTCGAGCTGGGCGGCGCGCAGGGCGTGAAGACGGTCGCCCTGCTCACCGACATGTCCACCCCGCTCGGCCTGGCCGTCGGCAACGCCGTCGAGGTGCTCGAGTCGGTCGAGGTGCTGGCCGGCGGTGGCCCGGCCGACGTGGTGGAGCTGACCCTGGCCCTGGCGCGGGAGATGCTGGACGCGGCCGGGCTGCCGGACGCGGACCCGGAGGCGGCGCTGCGCGACGGCCGGGCGATGGACGTCTGGCGGACGATGATCCGGGCCCAGGCCGGCGACCCGGACGCCCCGCTGCCCACGGCCAACGAGGTCGAGATCGTCTGCGCCGCCGAGGACGGCTTCGTCGCGGAGATCGACGCGTACGCCATCGGGGTGGCCGCGTGGCGGCTCGGCGCCGGGCGGGCCCGCAAGGAGGACCCGGTGAGCATCCCGGCCGGCGTGGTGCTGCACAAGCGTCCGGGCGACCGGGTCCGGGTCGGTGAACCCCTCTACGAGCTGCGCGCCGAGCAGGCGGCGCGGATCCCGGCGGCGCTCGCCGAGGCGGCGCGCGCGGTCCGCATCGCGCCGGACGAGCCGGCGGCGATGCCGCTGGTCATCGAGCGGATCGGCTGA
- a CDS encoding DUF4272 domain-containing protein yields the protein MRVSAPNPRDVREASLDELSRLGLPLPPPQFPLVWEPGDEIELRPTAEIEARIAVLHVILARCFGMPPQAAMGWLLGSRLVDTVTPPEWQFVMGGKGDHRSFVLHHDALFSLAWVLGLTKELDPTVPVDERLVERMPHLAAGETFTAWRSRILAAPQHPADAAALLDLHYCLDWAYLETERAGRRPPGLVDANAIGQRRWALEWAVILRGPYHDEPPGWEEVDLST from the coding sequence GTGCGTGTATCCGCCCCCAACCCCCGGGACGTTCGTGAGGCGAGCCTCGACGAGCTGTCCCGGTTGGGCCTGCCGCTGCCGCCGCCCCAGTTCCCGCTCGTCTGGGAGCCGGGCGACGAGATCGAGCTGCGGCCCACCGCCGAGATCGAGGCCCGGATCGCGGTGCTGCACGTGATCCTGGCCCGCTGTTTCGGGATGCCCCCGCAGGCGGCGATGGGCTGGCTGCTCGGCTCGCGCCTGGTGGACACGGTCACCCCGCCGGAGTGGCAGTTCGTGATGGGCGGCAAGGGGGACCACCGGTCGTTCGTGCTGCATCATGACGCGCTGTTCTCGCTGGCCTGGGTGCTCGGGCTGACCAAGGAACTCGATCCCACGGTGCCGGTGGACGAGCGGCTGGTGGAGCGGATGCCCCACCTCGCGGCCGGCGAGACCTTCACCGCGTGGCGGTCCCGGATCCTGGCCGCCCCGCAGCACCCGGCCGACGCGGCGGCCCTGCTCGACCTGCACTACTGCCTGGACTGGGCGTACCTGGAGACGGAGCGGGCCGGGCGGAGGCCGCCCGGGCTGGTGGACGCGAACGCCATCGGGCAGCGCCGGTGGGCGCTGGAGTGGGCGGTGATCCTCCGCGGGCCGTACCACGATGAGCCGCCGGGCTGGGAAGAGGTCGACCTCTCCACCTGA
- a CDS encoding putative RNA methyltransferase codes for MDARILDRLRCPVCGETLAETTAGTARALRCPRRHSFDIARQGYVNLLAGRAPHAGDSAEMVAARADFLAAGHYDIIAAALAATAEAVVPVGAYPLVVDAGAGTGRYLAAVLAALPDAVGLALDVSKPALRRAARAHPRAAAALADTWQRLPLADASTAVLLNVFAPRNGAEFRRVLDPAGALLVVTPAEDHLAELVDALDLLKVDPAKAERVAGSLATHFTEESATVHRARLALTGPEVATLVGMGPSAWHTDPARLAERITARPEPVPVTVAVRLSVHRPR; via the coding sequence GTGGACGCCCGCATCCTCGACCGGCTGCGCTGCCCGGTGTGCGGGGAAACCCTGGCCGAGACGACCGCCGGCACCGCGCGGGCGCTGCGCTGCCCGCGCCGGCACAGCTTCGACATCGCCCGGCAGGGGTACGTGAACCTGCTCGCCGGCCGCGCCCCACACGCGGGGGACAGCGCCGAGATGGTCGCCGCCCGCGCCGACTTCCTCGCCGCCGGGCACTACGACATCATCGCCGCCGCCCTCGCCGCCACCGCCGAGGCCGTCGTGCCCGTCGGGGCGTACCCGCTGGTGGTGGATGCCGGGGCCGGGACCGGGCGGTATCTCGCCGCGGTGCTGGCGGCGCTGCCGGACGCCGTGGGTCTGGCCCTGGACGTCTCCAAGCCGGCGCTGCGCCGCGCGGCCCGGGCCCACCCGCGCGCGGCAGCCGCGCTCGCCGACACCTGGCAGCGACTGCCGCTGGCCGACGCCTCCACCGCCGTGCTGCTCAACGTCTTCGCCCCGCGCAACGGCGCCGAGTTCCGCCGGGTGCTCGATCCGGCGGGCGCGCTGCTGGTGGTCACCCCGGCCGAGGACCACCTCGCCGAACTGGTCGACGCCCTCGACCTGCTGAAGGTGGACCCGGCCAAGGCAGAGCGGGTGGCGGGGAGCCTCGCCACGCACTTCACCGAGGAGTCGGCGACCGTGCACCGGGCCCGGCTCGCGCTCACCGGGCCGGAGGTCGCCACCCTGGTCGGCATGGGCCCGAGCGCCTGGCACACCGACCCGGCCCGGCTCGCCGAACGGATCACCGCACGGCCCGAGCCGGTCCCGGTGACGGTCGCGGTCCGGCTGAGCGTGCACCGACCCCGCTGA
- a CDS encoding MarR family winged helix-turn-helix transcriptional regulator produces MDAPRWLDEREDRAWRGYRRMRRLLDLELARELMQDARLSEPDYDVLSDLSETPDQRLRLSELADRMLWSRSRLSHHLSRMQQRGLVTREECPSDGRGSIVVLTPAGRQAIEAAARGHVAAVRRHLIDLLTPDEVEALAALTHRVVDHLNQPDRPGDDRRRAAPGA; encoded by the coding sequence ATGGACGCACCGCGCTGGCTGGACGAGCGGGAGGACCGCGCCTGGCGGGGTTACCGCCGAATGCGCCGGCTGCTCGACCTGGAGCTGGCCCGGGAGCTGATGCAGGACGCCCGCCTCTCCGAGCCGGACTACGACGTGCTCTCCGACCTCTCCGAGACGCCCGACCAGCGGCTGCGGCTCAGCGAGCTGGCCGACCGGATGCTCTGGTCGCGCAGCCGGCTCTCCCACCACCTCAGCCGGATGCAGCAGCGCGGCCTGGTCACCCGCGAGGAGTGCCCGTCGGACGGGCGCGGTTCGATCGTCGTCCTCACTCCCGCCGGTCGGCAAGCCATCGAGGCGGCCGCCCGCGGTCACGTGGCCGCCGTCCGCCGGCACCTGATCGACCTGCTCACCCCCGACGAGGTCGAGGCGCTCGCCGCGCTGACCCACCGGGTGGTCGACCACCTCAACCAGCCGGACCGGCCCGGTGACGACCGCCGCCGCGCCGCTCCGGGGGCCTGA
- a CDS encoding PPOX class F420-dependent oxidoreductase codes for MSTRLWELFGERGRGVLVTLRRDGRPQLSNVDYLAEPRLIRCSTTSDRAKVRNLRRDPRASFHVSTPDGGAYAVAEGTVTLTPPAAAVDDATVEELVDVYRRIRGEHPDWADYRAAMVADRRLVIRFSVARVYGWRP; via the coding sequence ATGTCAACGAGACTGTGGGAGCTGTTCGGCGAGCGCGGACGGGGGGTGCTGGTGACCCTGCGCCGGGACGGCCGACCGCAGCTGTCCAACGTCGACTACCTGGCCGAGCCGCGGCTGATCCGCTGCTCCACCACCAGCGACCGGGCGAAGGTCCGCAACCTGCGGCGGGATCCGCGGGCCAGCTTCCACGTCAGCACCCCGGACGGCGGGGCGTACGCGGTGGCGGAGGGGACCGTGACGCTCACCCCGCCGGCCGCGGCCGTGGACGACGCGACCGTCGAGGAGCTGGTCGACGTCTACCGGCGGATCCGGGGGGAGCACCCCGACTGGGCGGACTACCGGGCGGCGATGGTCGCCGACCGCCGCCTGGTGATCCGTTTTTCCGTGGCGCGGGTGTACGGCTGGCGGCCGTGA